A genomic region of Nitrosomonas ureae contains the following coding sequences:
- a CDS encoding MlaE family ABC transporter permease, translating into MNHWYQLCTKDGSPHIILTGNYTLAALESLLKPLEDELSREAKNQNLYWDLTGIEQIDTAGTILLWRVWKTKRPNRLQLRPEHEKMFQRLERLPAHQSEIKHRDLLWPLTNLGKLVLVLWQHSVGLIALIGQLMLDVIYLIRHPVYIPWREISANLYRTGAQALGITALVGFLIGIVLSYLSSKQLQLFGADIFIINILGISIIRELGPMLAAILVAGRSGSAMTAQLGVMRVTQELDALTVMGISHSQRLILPKVLGLGIAMPLLVMWTSAVALLGGMVAAEIQLGLHYHYFITALPDSVPVGNLWLGLGKGIVCGMVIALIACHFGLKIKPNTESLGEGTTASVVTAITMVIIIDAIFAVLFSDVGLP; encoded by the coding sequence ATGAATCATTGGTATCAACTTTGTACTAAAGATGGCTCTCCTCACATTATCTTGACGGGTAACTATACTTTAGCGGCATTGGAATCCTTGTTAAAACCGTTAGAGGATGAGCTATCTCGTGAGGCTAAAAATCAGAATCTCTATTGGGATTTAACGGGCATTGAGCAAATCGACACTGCTGGCACCATCCTGCTCTGGCGCGTATGGAAAACTAAGCGTCCCAATCGTTTACAACTACGTCCCGAACATGAAAAGATGTTTCAACGGTTAGAACGGCTGCCCGCTCATCAATCAGAAATCAAACATCGAGATTTACTGTGGCCACTCACTAACCTAGGTAAACTGGTACTGGTTTTATGGCAGCATTCCGTAGGCTTAATTGCATTGATTGGCCAGTTAATGCTTGATGTGATTTACTTAATCCGGCATCCTGTTTATATTCCTTGGCGGGAAATCTCTGCAAATCTATACCGAACCGGTGCTCAGGCGCTGGGTATCACCGCATTGGTAGGATTTCTGATCGGGATTGTGTTAAGTTACCTCTCCTCCAAACAATTGCAATTATTTGGTGCCGATATCTTCATTATCAACATCTTGGGAATTAGCATCATCCGCGAACTGGGCCCCATGCTGGCGGCAATACTGGTAGCAGGTCGTTCTGGCTCAGCGATGACGGCACAATTGGGTGTCATGCGCGTAACTCAGGAATTGGATGCTTTGACTGTCATGGGAATTTCCCATAGTCAACGATTGATCTTACCCAAAGTTCTGGGTCTTGGCATTGCAATGCCGCTGCTGGTCATGTGGACCAGTGCAGTGGCATTATTAGGCGGTATGGTTGCAGCAGAAATACAGCTGGGTTTACACTATCATTATTTCATTACTGCGCTACCGGATTCCGTGCCGGTAGGAAATTTGTGGTTAGGATTAGGAAAAGGGATTGTATGCGGAATGGTGATAGCGTTGATTGCATGTCATTTTGGATTAAAAATTAAACCAAACACTGAAAGCCTGGGCGAGGGTACCACCGCTTCTGTCGTAACCGCCATCACCATGGTAATCATTATTGATGCAATTTTTGCAGTGCTCTTCTCTGACGTAGGACTCCCCTAG
- a CDS encoding ABC-type transport auxiliary lipoprotein family protein yields the protein MKQMLLLIFTIFLLTSCTGLHKPQPAISTYAFSMQHLSSIEQTPNQPYLHRKSLLIADAAAPSWLDNTAIHYRLIYHNPAQSYAYANSRWIATPATLLTQQIRHRIVTSTPEQVIRDSGIVKADYTLHIELNEFIQLFDATDSSHVVVSFRVSLIEHNSRKLFAQKDFSAIESTPSADAAGAVFALSSASNKLINELVNWLTGELPPA from the coding sequence ATGAAGCAAATGCTATTGTTGATTTTTACTATTTTTCTACTCACGAGTTGCACAGGATTGCATAAACCTCAACCCGCAATATCGACTTATGCTTTTAGCATGCAGCATTTATCATCCATCGAACAAACACCGAATCAACCTTATCTACATCGAAAAAGCTTGCTAATTGCTGATGCGGCAGCACCCTCCTGGCTGGATAATACGGCTATCCATTATCGGCTGATTTATCATAATCCTGCACAATCATATGCTTATGCTAATAGCCGCTGGATAGCGACTCCTGCTACATTGCTCACTCAGCAGATACGTCACCGTATCGTTACCAGCACACCTGAGCAAGTCATAAGAGACAGCGGCATAGTAAAAGCTGATTATACTTTGCATATTGAACTGAACGAATTTATCCAGCTGTTCGATGCCACTGACTCCAGCCATGTCGTGGTTAGCTTTCGTGTTAGCTTAATTGAACACAACTCCCGCAAACTATTCGCTCAAAAAGATTTCAGTGCTATCGAAAGCACTCCTTCTGCTGATGCCGCAGGCGCGGTATTTGCCTTAAGTTCTGCAAGTAATAAACTGATTAATGAATTAGTGAACTGGCTGACCGGAGAACTGCCTCCCGCTTAA
- the lptM gene encoding LPS translocon maturation chaperone LptM — translation MRLVCVVIFLAYSLSACGHKGPLFLPQTDEANRMAPSESETERK, via the coding sequence ATGCGTTTAGTCTGTGTTGTCATTTTCTTAGCTTATTCTTTAAGTGCGTGTGGTCATAAAGGTCCGCTTTTTCTCCCTCAAACTGATGAAGCTAACCGCATGGCGCCAAGTGAAAGTGAAACGGAAAGAAAATGA
- a CDS encoding MlaD family protein has translation MENRAHALIAGIFVILLSISVALVAMWFSGNNTKRTDYLVVTKESVSGLNPQSAVHYRGVNIGKVEKIQFDPDNPHQILIHIAVNENVILRKSVYAQLGYQGVTGLAYIQLNDDGVNNEILSDERIPMRRSLLDEVTGSGQDLLSNVNKLVLKMHHLLNEQNQNHISQILQNIDKATKNFDGIAGHLQPVLSSFTELTIESGTLVKRLDQLLGELNLTVAKANQKEGIFDSLSQSTQELATTIPELRKLSHSLLRNSSNLDKVLYQLEENPQSLIFGRSPSSPGPGETGFVPPIENKP, from the coding sequence ATGGAAAACCGTGCCCATGCCCTCATAGCCGGCATTTTTGTTATTTTATTGAGTATCTCTGTGGCCTTAGTCGCCATGTGGTTCAGCGGCAACAACACCAAGCGCACAGATTATCTCGTGGTAACAAAAGAATCGGTGAGCGGGCTGAATCCTCAATCTGCCGTACACTATCGCGGTGTAAATATTGGTAAAGTGGAAAAAATTCAATTTGATCCCGATAATCCGCACCAAATACTCATCCATATTGCAGTCAACGAGAACGTTATCCTGAGAAAAAGTGTTTATGCACAATTAGGCTATCAGGGTGTTACAGGACTCGCTTATATTCAGCTAAACGACGATGGCGTGAATAATGAAATACTGAGTGATGAGAGAATTCCAATGCGTCGATCCTTATTGGATGAAGTCACCGGCTCAGGACAGGATTTGCTAAGCAATGTCAATAAGCTAGTATTAAAGATGCATCATTTATTGAATGAGCAAAACCAGAATCATATTTCACAAATTTTACAAAATATCGATAAAGCAACCAAAAATTTTGACGGTATTGCTGGCCACTTGCAACCAGTGCTAAGTTCATTCACTGAATTAACCATAGAATCAGGTACCTTAGTCAAACGTTTGGATCAACTGCTGGGTGAGCTCAATCTTACTGTAGCTAAAGCCAATCAAAAAGAAGGTATTTTTGATAGTTTGTCGCAAAGCACTCAGGAACTTGCCACTACTATCCCTGAATTGCGAAAATTGAGTCACAGCCTACTACGTAACTCCAGTAACCTGGATAAAGTGCTTTATCAATTAGAAGAAAACCCCCAGAGCTTGATCTTTGGTCGCTCTCCGTCATCACCTGGTCCAGGCGAAACCGGTTTCGTCCCACCTATAGAAAATAAACCATGA
- the tsaE gene encoding tRNA (adenosine(37)-N6)-threonylcarbamoyltransferase complex ATPase subunit type 1 TsaE, giving the protein MHSIYSTDCGSAQSHTHYLSNEAETLKFGEKLATCLHPGMTIHLLGNLGAGKTTLTRGILHGLGYSHIVKSPTYNLVEIYKISGLYLYHFDFYRFNDYSEWEEAGFRDYFNSNSICLVEWPEKAGNLLPGADLRCFLNILDSGRNIEIRSGTETGKQCLIHWTTEKNT; this is encoded by the coding sequence TTGCATAGCATTTATTCGACAGATTGCGGATCAGCACAAAGCCATACTCACTATCTTTCCAACGAAGCGGAAACCTTGAAATTTGGTGAAAAATTAGCAACTTGCTTACACCCTGGCATGACAATTCATCTGCTTGGCAATCTAGGCGCCGGTAAAACCACTTTAACTCGGGGTATTTTACACGGCCTTGGATACTCGCATATCGTCAAAAGCCCTACCTATAATTTAGTTGAAATCTACAAAATCTCTGGGTTATACTTGTATCACTTTGATTTTTATCGATTCAATGATTACTCGGAATGGGAAGAAGCAGGTTTTCGCGATTATTTTAATTCCAATTCTATTTGCTTGGTGGAGTGGCCTGAAAAAGCAGGGAACTTATTGCCCGGCGCCGATTTGCGGTGCTTTCTTAACATACTTGATTCCGGCAGAAATATTGAAATCCGAAGCGGCACAGAGACAGGAAAACAATGCCTGATACATTGGACTACAGAAAAAAATACTTGA
- the purT gene encoding formate-dependent phosphoribosylglycinamide formyltransferase has product MNKRSVIGTPLSPSATKVMLLGSGELGKEVIIALQRLGVETIAVDRYADAPGHQVAHRAHVINMADGQALRALIEREKPDIIVPEIEAIATDMLIEIEQAGIAAVIPTARAAKLTMNREGIRCLAAETLGLPTSPYVFANSLDELRAAIDGKIGYPCIVKPVMSSSGKGQSRIENADDIEAAWHYAASGSRVNQGRVIAEGVIHFDYEITQLTVRALGADGSVKTHFCEAIGHVQVHGDYVESWQPQGMSPIALERAREMAKKITDDLGGLGVFGVELFIKGDEVWFSEVSPRPHDTGMVTMCSQKQSEFDLHARAILGLPVDTLLLAPGASAVIYGQLEAQGIAFSGVIEALSVPHSDLRLFGKPGSFQRRRMGVALANGMNTDEARSRAKLAANRVMPVKV; this is encoded by the coding sequence ATGAATAAACGATCCGTTATCGGCACACCGCTGAGTCCGTCAGCGACCAAAGTCATGCTGCTGGGCAGTGGCGAACTTGGTAAGGAAGTGATTATCGCGCTGCAGCGTCTAGGTGTGGAAACCATCGCGGTAGACCGCTATGCCGATGCACCGGGACATCAGGTGGCGCATCGCGCGCATGTGATCAACATGGCGGATGGTCAGGCACTTCGTGCGCTAATCGAGCGGGAGAAGCCGGATATCATCGTGCCGGAAATTGAAGCTATCGCGACCGATATGTTGATAGAAATCGAGCAGGCGGGGATTGCGGCCGTAATTCCGACTGCGCGTGCCGCTAAACTTACAATGAATCGCGAAGGAATTCGCTGCCTTGCGGCAGAAACACTGGGTTTGCCTACTTCACCTTATGTCTTTGCCAATAGTTTGGATGAACTGCGCGCCGCAATTGATGGCAAGATCGGTTATCCCTGTATCGTAAAACCGGTGATGTCCTCGTCGGGCAAGGGACAATCGCGTATCGAAAATGCAGATGATATTGAAGCCGCATGGCATTACGCCGCGAGTGGCAGCCGGGTGAATCAGGGGCGGGTGATTGCCGAGGGAGTGATTCATTTTGACTATGAAATTACGCAACTGACGGTACGTGCGCTGGGTGCGGATGGGAGCGTGAAAACGCATTTCTGTGAAGCGATCGGTCATGTGCAGGTGCATGGCGACTATGTGGAAAGCTGGCAGCCGCAGGGAATGTCACCTATAGCATTGGAACGCGCACGTGAGATGGCTAAAAAGATCACTGATGATCTGGGTGGTTTAGGTGTTTTCGGTGTGGAATTGTTTATCAAAGGCGATGAGGTGTGGTTTAGCGAAGTCAGTCCGCGGCCGCATGATACCGGCATGGTGACCATGTGCAGCCAGAAACAGAGCGAATTTGATTTGCATGCGCGTGCCATTCTGGGATTGCCGGTGGATACCCTTTTGTTGGCGCCGGGTGCCAGCGCGGTGATTTATGGTCAATTAGAAGCGCAAGGTATTGCGTTCTCCGGCGTGATTGAAGCGCTTAGCGTGCCGCATAGCGATTTACGCTTGTTCGGCAAGCCGGGATCATTCCAGCGCCGGCGCATGGGTGTTGCGTTGGCGAATGGTATGAACACGGACGAAGCGCGAAGCCGTGCTAAACTTGCGGCCAACCGGGTGATGCCAGTAAAAGTATAA
- a CDS encoding ABC transporter ATP-binding protein yields MTEPECIIEIESLHTRYGNHDIHRDVNLNVYRGEILTLIGGSGSGKTTLLRHMLGLEQPSQGTVKIFGHSRNDATFNRQEKVIRSHSGVLFQQGALFSALTVFDNVALPLRELHILDEDMIRDLVMVKLNMVAIELEHANKMPAALSGGMIKRVALARALALDPKVLFLDEPTAGLDPELSESFVELILALRTEMDLTIVMVTHDLETLVALSDRIAVLADQQVIVTGTLDEICRFQHPFITSFFKSIRHKIEQKNHSEQTWKTVPMPS; encoded by the coding sequence ATGACGGAACCGGAATGTATTATTGAGATTGAATCGCTACACACCCGCTATGGTAATCATGATATCCATCGCGATGTCAATTTAAATGTGTATCGCGGCGAAATTCTGACTTTGATCGGCGGCTCGGGTAGTGGAAAAACGACTTTGCTGCGACATATGTTGGGATTAGAGCAACCTTCCCAGGGAACCGTAAAAATTTTCGGCCATTCCCGGAATGATGCCACCTTCAATCGTCAAGAAAAAGTCATACGAAGCCATTCCGGTGTGCTTTTTCAACAAGGGGCTTTATTTAGTGCATTGACTGTATTCGATAATGTTGCACTGCCCTTGCGTGAGTTGCATATACTCGATGAAGACATGATTCGTGATTTGGTGATGGTTAAACTCAATATGGTGGCAATTGAACTGGAACACGCCAATAAAATGCCGGCAGCCCTATCTGGAGGAATGATCAAGCGCGTCGCTTTAGCCCGCGCTCTGGCATTGGATCCAAAAGTATTGTTTCTCGATGAACCTACAGCCGGACTGGATCCCGAGCTTAGTGAAAGTTTTGTGGAACTGATTCTTGCTTTACGCACTGAAATGGATCTCACTATTGTCATGGTTACCCATGACCTTGAAACACTTGTAGCATTGTCTGACCGTATTGCCGTGCTGGCCGATCAACAAGTCATCGTGACAGGTACCCTGGATGAGATATGCCGCTTTCAACACCCATTCATCACTAGTTTTTTTAAAAGCATACGGCATAAAATCGAGCAAAAAAATCACTCGGAGCAAACATGGAAAACCGTGCCCATGCCCTCATAG
- a CDS encoding N-acetylmuramoyl-L-alanine amidase: protein MAADATVQSVRVGLTPDYTRITLESDRPLEYELSMLDNPHRVVIDLNNTKLNPVLHTLPQKVDAIDPFVQNIRIGQFTPHVIRLVFDLKAHVVPRTFVVPPKENFAYRLILDIYHPHKAANADLNTRTQPAAKAKFETDVLDELVASLIQDSSKKESNLIRVVPPSPPKIQPPQPVMQAEQPGSFQAAQYRKPNSTPQKSMVPRIIVVAIDPGHGGKDPGAIGKQGTYEKDVTLAIARKLKEKIDKEPSMRAILTRDGDHYISLPQRRIIARRANADLFVSIHADANPKSHAHGSSVFTLSEHGATSTTASWLADKENSVDGDLMGGIDITSKSKDIKELLLDLSLNAAINDSVKLAEYVLKQLGSINHLHKRNVEQAGFAVLKSPDIPSILVETAFLSNPKEEVKLRSGDYQSKMADAMFLGIKKYFSDNPALARAAVAQTK from the coding sequence ATGGCTGCGGATGCTACCGTTCAATCCGTTCGCGTTGGATTGACTCCTGATTATACACGCATCACCCTTGAATCCGATCGGCCGCTTGAATATGAGCTGAGTATGCTCGATAACCCGCACCGCGTGGTTATTGATCTAAACAACACCAAGCTTAATCCGGTACTGCATACCTTACCTCAGAAAGTGGACGCTATCGACCCATTTGTGCAAAATATCCGTATCGGTCAATTCACTCCGCACGTTATCCGATTGGTGTTTGATCTTAAAGCGCATGTCGTTCCTCGTACATTTGTTGTACCGCCGAAAGAAAATTTTGCCTATCGCTTGATATTGGATATTTATCATCCGCACAAAGCAGCTAACGCGGATTTGAACACTCGTACCCAACCTGCCGCCAAAGCAAAGTTTGAGACGGATGTTCTGGATGAATTGGTCGCCTCATTAATACAAGACAGCAGCAAAAAAGAATCCAACCTGATCCGGGTTGTTCCTCCGTCTCCCCCAAAAATCCAACCACCGCAACCTGTAATGCAGGCTGAGCAACCAGGCAGTTTTCAAGCCGCACAATACCGTAAGCCCAATTCGACACCACAAAAAAGTATGGTACCGCGGATTATCGTGGTAGCAATTGATCCCGGTCACGGCGGGAAAGATCCCGGAGCGATCGGAAAACAGGGCACCTATGAGAAAGATGTTACGCTGGCAATTGCCAGAAAACTTAAGGAAAAAATTGATAAAGAACCCAGCATGCGGGCTATTCTGACACGGGATGGCGATCATTATATTTCGCTTCCGCAGCGGCGGATAATCGCCCGGCGCGCCAATGCCGATTTGTTCGTGTCCATACATGCAGACGCCAATCCGAAATCGCACGCTCATGGCTCTTCGGTATTCACTTTATCTGAGCATGGTGCCACTTCAACTACGGCCAGTTGGCTCGCCGACAAGGAAAACAGCGTTGATGGTGATTTGATGGGAGGCATTGACATCACATCGAAATCAAAAGATATCAAGGAATTGCTACTGGATTTGTCACTCAATGCCGCCATTAACGATAGCGTTAAATTGGCTGAATATGTACTGAAACAACTTGGCAGCATCAATCATCTACACAAAAGGAATGTAGAACAGGCTGGTTTTGCAGTACTCAAGTCACCGGATATTCCTTCAATTCTGGTGGAGACTGCTTTTCTCAGCAATCCCAAAGAAGAAGTAAAATTGCGCAGCGGAGACTATCAGAGCAAAATGGCGGATGCAATGTTTCTGGGGATAAAGAAATATTTTTCCGATAATCCAGCATTAGCTCGCGCCGCAGTAGCGCAAACAAAGTAA
- the queG gene encoding tRNA epoxyqueuosine(34) reductase QueG, producing the protein MQKNTSTNKISDYAALAVAVKTWGKELGFHDVRIADANADITVIESGFFSWLDKGYHGEMDYMAKHGTKRTRPAELEPGTLRIISVCINYAPPSVKNSWDVIHSGERAFISRYALGRDYHKVLRSRLQKLADKMTAEAGAFNYRVFSDSAPVMEVAWAQKAGLGWRGKHTLLLSRQAGSMFFLGEMYVDLPLPVDEETENYCGSCSRCIDICPTQAIVAPYEVDARRCISYLTIELKDSIPESLRPLIGNRIYGCDDCQLVCPWNKFARITNENDFHVRNGLDDVSLIELFSWDQETFEAKLAGSAIRRIGHIQWLRNIAVGLGNAPYSVEIVQALQARLNDASVLVREHVQWALQQQDMKRTEQQQRKTYDE; encoded by the coding sequence ATGCAAAAAAATACCTCAACAAATAAAATATCTGATTATGCCGCATTGGCAGTTGCCGTTAAAACATGGGGCAAGGAACTGGGTTTTCATGATGTCCGTATTGCCGATGCAAACGCGGATATCACTGTAATCGAATCCGGTTTTTTCTCATGGCTGGATAAAGGATATCACGGTGAAATGGATTATATGGCGAAACATGGCACCAAACGCACTCGTCCCGCCGAACTTGAACCAGGAACACTGCGAATTATTTCCGTGTGTATCAATTATGCACCACCCTCCGTCAAAAATAGCTGGGATGTGATCCACTCCGGTGAACGCGCATTTATTTCACGTTATGCACTGGGGCGGGATTATCATAAGGTTTTGCGTTCCCGGTTGCAAAAACTGGCGGATAAAATGACGGCGGAAGCAGGGGCGTTCAATTACCGGGTATTTTCCGATAGTGCGCCGGTGATGGAAGTGGCATGGGCGCAGAAAGCCGGTCTGGGCTGGCGCGGTAAGCATACTTTGCTGTTGTCGCGTCAAGCGGGTTCGATGTTTTTCTTGGGTGAAATGTATGTCGATCTGCCGCTTCCCGTGGATGAAGAAACTGAAAATTATTGTGGCAGTTGCAGTCGATGTATCGACATTTGTCCAACGCAAGCGATTGTTGCGCCGTATGAGGTTGATGCGCGGCGCTGTATTTCCTATTTGACCATTGAATTAAAAGACAGCATTCCCGAATCGCTACGTCCGCTGATTGGCAATCGCATTTATGGCTGCGATGATTGCCAATTGGTGTGTCCGTGGAATAAATTTGCCCGAATCACTAACGAAAATGATTTTCATGTGCGCAATGGATTGGATGATGTATCGTTGATTGAATTATTTAGCTGGGATCAGGAAACATTTGAAGCTAAATTGGCGGGCAGTGCGATACGCCGTATTGGTCATATACAGTGGCTGCGTAATATCGCGGTTGGCTTGGGGAATGCGCCGTATTCGGTGGAAATCGTCCAGGCGCTGCAAGCGCGGTTAAATGATGCTTCAGTTTTGGTGCGGGAACATGTGCAGTGGGCATTACAACAACAGGATATGAAAAGAACAGAACAGCAACAGAGGAAAACATATGATGAATAA